Proteins encoded within one genomic window of Paenarthrobacter sp. JL.01a:
- a CDS encoding NADP-dependent malic enzyme, producing the protein MSIETIATDNDALVLSEEEIFAAHEGGKLTISSTVPLNNKRDLSIAYTPGVAQVSRAIHADPKLARTHTWAERLVVVVSDGTAVLGLGNIGPSASLPVMEGKSALFKSFGDLDSIPLVLNTTDVDEIIETLVRLRPSFGAVNLEDISAPRCFELEERLIEALDCPVMHDDQHGTAVVVLAALTNAAKVTKRELQGLKVVVSGAGAAGIAIAEILLAVGIEDVILLDSKGVVNAERADLAADPSSVKARMAQRTNPRGVTGGPGEGLTGADVFVGVSSSKLDEEHLKLMNDQSIVFALSNPDPEVLPEVAQQYAAVVATGRSDFPNQINNVLAFPGIFRGALDAKARRITPAMKIAAANAIAELAAEDLSAEYIVPSPLDARVAPAVTAAVAAAVAE; encoded by the coding sequence GTGTCCATCGAGACAATTGCAACTGACAACGACGCCCTGGTACTGAGCGAAGAAGAGATCTTCGCAGCCCACGAAGGCGGCAAGCTGACCATTTCCAGCACCGTGCCGCTGAACAACAAGCGTGACCTCTCCATCGCATACACCCCGGGCGTTGCCCAGGTGAGCCGCGCAATCCACGCCGACCCCAAGCTTGCCCGCACCCACACCTGGGCCGAGCGCCTTGTTGTAGTGGTCAGCGACGGCACTGCGGTGCTGGGGCTCGGCAACATCGGCCCCAGTGCGTCCCTTCCCGTCATGGAGGGCAAGTCCGCCCTGTTCAAGTCCTTCGGAGACCTCGACTCCATTCCGCTGGTCCTGAACACCACGGATGTGGACGAGATCATCGAGACCCTGGTCCGCCTCCGCCCGAGCTTTGGCGCAGTGAACCTCGAGGACATCTCCGCACCCCGCTGCTTCGAACTCGAAGAGCGCCTCATCGAAGCCCTCGACTGCCCCGTCATGCACGATGACCAGCACGGCACCGCCGTCGTGGTTCTCGCTGCCCTGACCAACGCAGCCAAGGTGACCAAGCGCGAGCTCCAGGGCCTGAAGGTTGTTGTCTCCGGTGCCGGTGCCGCAGGTATCGCCATCGCCGAGATCCTCCTGGCTGTCGGCATCGAGGATGTGATCCTCCTTGACTCCAAGGGCGTGGTCAACGCCGAGCGCGCCGACCTCGCCGCCGACCCCTCCAGTGTCAAGGCCCGCATGGCCCAGCGCACCAACCCGCGTGGCGTCACCGGCGGCCCGGGCGAGGGACTGACCGGCGCCGATGTGTTTGTTGGCGTTTCTTCTTCCAAGCTGGACGAAGAGCACCTGAAGCTCATGAACGACCAGTCGATCGTGTTCGCCCTGTCCAACCCGGACCCGGAGGTCCTGCCCGAGGTCGCACAGCAGTACGCAGCCGTTGTTGCCACCGGCCGCAGCGACTTCCCGAACCAGATCAACAACGTTTTGGCTTTCCCGGGAATCTTCCGCGGTGCACTGGATGCCAAGGCACGCCGCATCACGCCCGCCATGAAGATCGCCGCTGCCAACGCCATTGCTGAGCTGGCCGCCGAAGACCTCTCCGCGGAGTACATCGTGCCGAGCCCGCTCGACGCCCGTGTGGCTCCTGCGGTGACCGCGGCTGTTGCCGCTGCAGTCGCCGAGTAG
- a CDS encoding TetR/AcrR family transcriptional regulator, with product MPVTNSLEPYSLDLTTGLPRMAAAPTTPRQQLRYARILKTAEGFAQRQFDTLSLSDVAARADVPLGTLYRYFPSTAHLMLAVYRQQLRELREGARQREGKGHALAGLMMEIFHLRVMQPGVEHCLIRPAGKDDDTAQLLREVDALSEEVVGSLSKDTGKDTVKARILLHLVSGLVQAVRCRRLSLFEAEKDLKRACSLMSGE from the coding sequence ATGCCCGTAACCAACTCACTGGAACCGTACTCCCTTGACCTGACCACGGGGCTTCCCCGTATGGCTGCTGCGCCCACCACCCCGCGGCAGCAGCTCCGCTATGCCCGCATCCTGAAGACGGCCGAGGGCTTCGCGCAGCGGCAGTTCGACACGTTGAGCCTTTCCGATGTTGCTGCCCGTGCCGACGTACCGCTGGGAACTCTCTACCGGTACTTTCCCTCCACGGCCCACCTGATGCTGGCCGTCTACAGGCAGCAGCTGCGGGAGTTGCGGGAGGGGGCCCGTCAGCGCGAAGGCAAGGGCCACGCGCTCGCGGGTTTGATGATGGAGATTTTCCACCTCCGCGTGATGCAGCCCGGTGTGGAGCATTGCCTGATCCGCCCCGCTGGCAAGGATGACGACACGGCCCAGTTGTTGCGCGAAGTCGATGCGCTCTCGGAGGAAGTCGTGGGTTCCCTGAGCAAGGACACCGGCAAGGACACAGTGAAGGCCAGGATTTTGCTGCACTTGGTCAGCGGGTTGGTCCAGGCGGTCCGCTGCCGCAGGTTGTCCTTGTTCGAAGCCGAGAAGGACCTGAAGAGGGCGTGCTCCCTCATGTCCGGCGAATAG
- a CDS encoding FG-GAP repeat domain-containing protein, protein MGTLRRRMAAALLTATVAAMALSPLPASAAPSNGPDPLLNGQPFVGKQLNADIGPYTFYGCGGGKGPDYSIYWTRDGFLVAGETATSYNLEADDTGSRMAVHVTASKTACGGESLHSAETRPVGAVNRAAGFTGRSFELLTRANDGSLLLYGRTGAAWDAPRTVGYGFNIFNTVFSPGDFDGDGKSDMMVRDSAGGLYLFSGDGAGGWKPARAIGNGWNIFDAIIGPGDFNGDGNNDILAREPGGTLYLYPGNGAGGWLPRTAVGTGWNVMNALVTPGDFNGDGNVDLLARDSNGYLFVYTGNGAGGWSRSWMVGVGWNALKYVGAAGDFNGDGFPDVYGVDQQGRLLTYYSDGRAGWKGSEAAGAGFGWFTAIF, encoded by the coding sequence ATGGGGACATTACGACGCCGGATGGCAGCAGCGCTGCTGACCGCCACAGTAGCGGCCATGGCACTTAGCCCTTTGCCGGCGTCGGCGGCTCCCAGCAACGGACCCGATCCGCTACTCAACGGTCAACCGTTCGTGGGCAAACAGCTGAACGCGGACATCGGCCCGTACACTTTCTACGGTTGCGGAGGCGGCAAAGGCCCCGACTACTCGATCTACTGGACCCGGGACGGCTTCCTCGTTGCCGGCGAAACGGCGACAAGCTACAACCTCGAAGCTGACGACACGGGCTCGCGGATGGCCGTGCACGTCACGGCCAGCAAGACCGCTTGCGGCGGGGAATCCCTGCACAGCGCCGAGACCCGGCCGGTTGGTGCCGTGAACCGCGCGGCAGGATTCACCGGCCGCAGCTTCGAACTCCTGACCCGGGCAAACGACGGGTCACTTCTTCTGTACGGACGCACCGGCGCTGCGTGGGACGCGCCCCGGACCGTGGGCTACGGCTTCAACATCTTCAATACTGTCTTCTCCCCCGGCGACTTCGACGGAGACGGCAAGAGCGACATGATGGTCCGTGATTCCGCCGGCGGACTCTACCTGTTCAGCGGCGACGGGGCGGGCGGATGGAAGCCCGCGCGAGCCATCGGCAACGGCTGGAACATTTTTGACGCCATCATCGGCCCGGGCGACTTCAACGGCGACGGCAACAACGACATCCTCGCCCGGGAACCCGGCGGCACCCTCTATCTTTACCCGGGCAACGGTGCCGGAGGCTGGTTGCCGCGGACCGCCGTCGGAACCGGTTGGAATGTGATGAACGCCTTGGTGACTCCCGGCGACTTCAACGGTGACGGGAACGTGGACCTGCTGGCGCGCGACAGCAACGGGTACCTGTTCGTTTACACGGGCAACGGCGCCGGTGGCTGGTCGCGGTCCTGGATGGTCGGCGTTGGCTGGAACGCACTCAAGTATGTGGGCGCTGCCGGCGACTTCAACGGTGACGGCTTCCCCGATGTCTACGGAGTGGACCAACAGGGCCGCCTGCTGACGTACTACAGCGACGGTCGGGCCGGCTGGAAGGGATCAGAAGCCGCGGGCGCAGGCTTCGGCTGGTTCACAGCAATCTTCTAG
- a CDS encoding VCBS repeat-containing protein codes for MYAPSRLGSGVRRAVAATVAAMVAAVFAGPAPAMATMDPEPPVITGAPFVGSTLTVTWDPYAYKGCGAGAGPDTRIYWTRDGEVATDHPTWPKYVLGEEDRGKTIAAHLVAAYPCQDMEVASAETAPISDSNRPNGFTGRGAFELLARRSDGTLLMYPRINNAWEPARTVGVGWNIFPTVLAPGDFDGDGNNDVVGRDSAGGLYLYSGNGAGGWNGPRKIGTGWNIFTSLVAPGDFNSDGTNDIMARDANGVLYLYPGDGHGGWLPRTVIGQGWNALDAIITPGDFDGDTNVDILGRDSAGNLRLYSGNGAGGWNGMAVVGQGWGGMSKIGSAGDVNGDGKPDVFAVDGAGQLRAYYGNGSAGWAGSAVVGWGWGGFTDLF; via the coding sequence ATGTACGCTCCATCACGCCTGGGGTCTGGCGTGCGTCGAGCGGTTGCCGCGACAGTGGCTGCGATGGTCGCAGCCGTCTTTGCGGGGCCCGCGCCCGCCATGGCCACCATGGATCCGGAACCGCCCGTCATCACCGGTGCACCTTTCGTCGGATCAACGCTCACTGTCACGTGGGACCCCTATGCCTATAAAGGGTGCGGCGCCGGAGCCGGTCCCGATACGCGGATCTACTGGACCCGGGACGGCGAAGTCGCTACGGACCATCCCACGTGGCCCAAGTACGTCCTGGGCGAGGAAGACCGTGGAAAGACCATCGCCGCCCACCTCGTGGCCGCCTACCCGTGTCAGGACATGGAAGTAGCAAGCGCGGAGACCGCGCCCATTTCCGACTCCAACCGGCCCAACGGCTTTACGGGCCGCGGCGCCTTCGAACTGCTCGCACGCCGCTCCGACGGCACCCTCCTCATGTACCCGCGGATCAACAACGCCTGGGAACCGGCGCGAACCGTGGGCGTTGGATGGAACATCTTCCCCACCGTGCTGGCACCGGGCGACTTCGACGGCGACGGCAACAACGATGTCGTGGGCCGGGACTCGGCAGGGGGCCTGTACCTCTACAGCGGCAACGGTGCCGGCGGTTGGAACGGTCCCCGGAAGATCGGGACGGGGTGGAACATCTTCACCTCGCTGGTGGCCCCGGGTGACTTCAACAGCGACGGCACCAACGACATCATGGCCCGCGACGCCAACGGAGTCCTTTACCTCTACCCCGGCGACGGACATGGCGGCTGGTTGCCGCGGACCGTGATCGGCCAGGGCTGGAACGCGCTGGATGCGATCATCACCCCGGGCGACTTCGACGGCGACACCAACGTGGACATCCTGGGCCGGGACTCTGCCGGCAACCTGAGGCTTTACAGCGGCAACGGCGCCGGGGGCTGGAACGGCATGGCCGTCGTCGGCCAGGGCTGGGGCGGCATGAGCAAGATCGGCAGCGCAGGTGACGTCAACGGTGACGGAAAGCCGGACGTCTTTGCCGTGGACGGCGCCGGGCAGTTGCGCGCCTACTACGGCAACGGTTCCGCCGGCTGGGCGGGAAGTGCTGTGGTCGGCTGGGGCTGGGGCGGATTCACGGACCTGTTCTAG
- a CDS encoding FG-GAP repeat domain-containing protein: MALILTPAAAAGASAPTVAAPQLPAVSAPLRTVWLNAVEIQGDPTLGGRLHMILYSPPQVTPAGGQPTFTYKWTRDNVVIPGANQALYSPVAADVGHTLSGSITATFDATSSATQTVHNPTVIGAKARSWGFNGDGTADVFARNAYGQLLLYPTDGRGHWHAPQVIGTGWHIYDFLLSPGDFDGDGNVDVMARDPQGRLFLYSGNGAGGWIVAKQVGQGWQGFRDIIGAGDFNGDGTNDIIARDSANNLFLYPGDGRGGWLSPTQIGFGWGNASLLTAVGYFTGSEALSLVYKNQYNGLMISEGPRTGKFLGADTTGYGWQVMSRLGGLGDFNGDGDPDIYGIDYNGQMVMYYGNGAAYQISGWFAGYWKGQATVGTGWNVMNYVF, from the coding sequence GTGGCACTGATCTTGACGCCGGCTGCAGCTGCCGGCGCTTCCGCGCCTACCGTGGCCGCTCCACAGCTGCCCGCCGTGTCAGCACCACTTCGCACAGTGTGGCTCAACGCTGTGGAGATCCAAGGGGATCCCACCTTGGGCGGCCGCCTTCATATGATCCTTTACAGCCCGCCGCAGGTAACGCCGGCAGGTGGCCAGCCCACCTTTACCTATAAGTGGACTCGCGACAACGTAGTCATCCCCGGCGCTAACCAAGCCTTATACAGTCCTGTTGCCGCTGATGTGGGCCATACCCTGTCAGGCTCAATAACGGCTACTTTCGACGCAACCTCGTCCGCAACCCAGACCGTCCACAACCCCACGGTCATTGGCGCCAAGGCCCGTTCCTGGGGCTTCAATGGCGACGGCACGGCAGATGTGTTCGCGCGCAATGCCTATGGTCAGCTGTTGCTCTACCCAACGGATGGGCGTGGACATTGGCATGCCCCCCAGGTGATCGGAACAGGCTGGCATATTTATGACTTCCTTCTCTCACCCGGCGACTTCGATGGCGACGGCAACGTGGATGTTATGGCCAGGGACCCCCAGGGACGCCTCTTCCTCTACTCAGGGAACGGCGCGGGAGGCTGGATCGTAGCCAAGCAGGTTGGCCAAGGATGGCAGGGCTTCAGGGACATCATCGGTGCGGGTGACTTCAATGGCGACGGCACCAACGACATCATCGCCCGCGATTCCGCCAACAATTTGTTCCTGTACCCAGGCGACGGCCGCGGCGGCTGGCTTTCCCCGACTCAAATTGGCTTTGGGTGGGGCAATGCAAGCCTGCTCACAGCAGTTGGCTACTTTACTGGCAGCGAGGCGCTCTCCCTCGTATACAAGAATCAGTACAACGGTTTGATGATCAGCGAAGGCCCTCGAACCGGGAAGTTCCTCGGTGCCGATACAACAGGTTACGGATGGCAGGTCATGTCCCGTCTGGGTGGACTCGGCGATTTCAACGGCGACGGCGACCCTGACATATACGGCATCGACTACAACGGGCAAATGGTCATGTACTACGGAAACGGCGCCGCCTACCAAATAAGCGGTTGGTTTGCGGGCTACTGGAAGGGCCAGGCGACAGTCGGAACTGGCTGGAACGTCATGAACTACGTCTTCTAG
- a CDS encoding MFS transporter: protein MSLSDLPGPVPDPAVVRAGGTALADPVVRVRPVWITGVVLVNLGINAAFFGPLQVLLGQQAAHFDEGQKEAILALVTGCGAAVSMVANPLFGAFSDRTTSRYGRRVPWVLMGAILGAVALVALAGAPNVAVMTVLWCLVQAGANAMYSAITAAVPDRVPVPQRGTVGGLAAMGQTVGILVGAVIAAVVAGDFAAGYWVCAAALLAGVVLYLFKSDDQPLPPQERPPFSLWQFVKGFWVSPKRYPDFAWAWLTRLLVSTGNHMITLYLLFFLSDIVRLKETQGIEPEFGVLVLTGLYAVMVIITSVLGGRVSDRMGKRKPLVIASSVIIAAASLILAFAATWIGGLAGAAVLGIGFGAYLAVDFALITQVLPTALDRGRDLGVINIANSLPQVIAPAIAFVFVQYWGGYVSLYVAAAVIGLLGAVFVVKIKSVE, encoded by the coding sequence ATGAGCTTGTCCGACCTTCCGGGGCCGGTGCCGGATCCTGCTGTTGTCCGTGCCGGGGGTACAGCCCTGGCCGATCCTGTGGTCCGTGTCAGGCCTGTGTGGATCACCGGCGTGGTGCTGGTCAACCTTGGCATTAACGCCGCGTTCTTTGGTCCCCTCCAGGTCCTCCTGGGCCAGCAGGCGGCCCACTTCGACGAGGGCCAGAAGGAAGCAATCCTTGCCCTGGTCACCGGATGCGGCGCTGCTGTCTCCATGGTGGCGAACCCCTTGTTCGGAGCTTTCAGTGACCGGACCACGTCCCGTTACGGCCGCCGGGTTCCCTGGGTGCTCATGGGTGCCATCCTCGGCGCCGTGGCCCTGGTTGCCTTGGCCGGTGCGCCCAACGTGGCTGTGATGACTGTCCTGTGGTGCCTCGTGCAGGCCGGTGCCAATGCCATGTACTCGGCCATCACTGCAGCCGTACCGGACAGGGTTCCAGTGCCGCAGCGTGGAACTGTTGGTGGCCTGGCCGCCATGGGGCAGACGGTAGGTATCCTCGTTGGCGCCGTGATCGCCGCCGTCGTGGCCGGAGACTTTGCCGCAGGGTACTGGGTGTGCGCAGCGGCGCTGCTCGCCGGCGTCGTGCTTTATCTCTTCAAGAGCGATGACCAGCCCCTCCCGCCGCAGGAGCGGCCGCCGTTCAGCCTGTGGCAGTTCGTCAAGGGTTTCTGGGTTTCGCCGAAGCGCTACCCGGACTTTGCATGGGCCTGGCTTACGCGGTTGCTGGTCAGCACGGGCAACCACATGATCACCCTGTATCTGCTTTTCTTCCTCAGCGACATTGTCCGCCTCAAGGAAACGCAAGGGATCGAGCCCGAGTTCGGTGTGCTGGTTTTGACAGGGCTTTACGCCGTCATGGTCATCATCACCAGTGTCCTGGGTGGGCGGGTCAGTGACCGGATGGGAAAGCGGAAGCCCTTGGTCATAGCGTCGTCGGTCATCATTGCCGCGGCGTCTCTGATTCTTGCCTTCGCTGCGACGTGGATCGGCGGGCTTGCCGGCGCGGCCGTACTTGGCATCGGCTTTGGGGCCTACCTGGCGGTGGACTTCGCGCTGATCACCCAGGTCCTGCCCACGGCTTTGGACCGCGGCCGGGATCTGGGTGTCATCAACATCGCGAATTCATTGCCCCAAGTGATCGCCCCGGCGATCGCCTTTGTGTTCGTTCAGTACTGGGGCGGCTACGTTTCGCTGTACGTAGCCGCCGCAGTCATCGGGCTTCTGGGCGCCGTGTTCGTGGTGAAGATCAAGAGCGTCGAGTAG
- the rraA gene encoding ribonuclease E activity regulator RraA produces the protein MSEQINTADLYDERGEDLESLAIQFHNLGGHTHFSGPVRTIRCFEDNALVKSVLGTPGEGAVLVIDGQGSLRTALMGDMIADSAVENGWAGVIINGAIRDREAIARLPLGVKALGSNPRKSAKTGAGELDVELVIDDVRIRPGAMIYSDPDGILLER, from the coding sequence ATGAGCGAGCAGATAAATACAGCCGATCTCTACGACGAGCGCGGCGAGGACCTGGAGTCCCTTGCCATCCAGTTCCACAACCTCGGTGGACACACGCACTTCAGCGGCCCGGTCCGCACCATCCGGTGCTTCGAAGACAATGCATTGGTGAAATCCGTCCTGGGTACTCCGGGTGAGGGCGCGGTCCTGGTCATTGACGGTCAAGGTTCCCTGCGGACCGCCCTGATGGGGGACATGATTGCTGACAGTGCTGTGGAAAACGGCTGGGCCGGTGTGATCATCAACGGGGCCATCAGGGACCGCGAAGCAATTGCCCGCTTGCCTTTGGGGGTCAAAGCCCTCGGAAGCAACCCTCGGAAGAGCGCAAAGACAGGTGCCGGGGAGCTCGACGTGGAACTCGTGATCGATGACGTCCGCATCCGGCCGGGAGCCATGATCTACAGCGATCCGGATGGCATCTTGCTGGAGCGCTGA
- a CDS encoding MDR family MFS transporter: MSNSTPVRAAGEVLTHRQTLTVMVGLMLGMFLSSLDQTIVSTSIYTIANDLDGLSLQAWATTAYLITSTVSTPLYGKLSDIFGRRPLYLTAILIFLAGSLYAGSVHSMTELAIARGIQGLGAGGLLALALTIIGDIVALKDRAKYQGYFMSVFGISSVLGPVIGGAFAGSSNILGFDGWRWVFFINLPIGLAALVVVFLFLHLPARHVKQKIDYWGAAAITLAIVPLLLVAEQGRTWGWASAGSWLCYGLGVIGIVAFLLAERRAGDYALIPLRLFKNSTFGLSSLLNFIIGIGMFGAIAMLPMYLQLVKGLTPTEAGLMMITFTVGILFGSISAGRTISSSGVYRIFPILGTAILAGAATVMGLVLGVDTGLWVPGLIAVFFGVGLGFCMQPLTLAMQVSVPPKDMGVGTSTAAFFRSMGGAVGTAVFISMLFSTAADKIADGMKNAVSSPDYQAVMRDPAVASDPANAKLFDFFKNGANNDSLNDTSWLHAANSTLTRPITEGFAQAIDVVMLTAAGLMIIAFLISFALPNKKLTDPKAAAKDSVPAH; encoded by the coding sequence ATGTCCAATTCCACGCCCGTTCGGGCCGCTGGTGAAGTTCTGACCCATCGTCAGACACTCACCGTCATGGTGGGACTCATGCTCGGCATGTTCCTGTCCTCGCTGGACCAGACCATCGTGTCCACGTCCATCTACACCATCGCCAACGACCTCGACGGCCTGTCCCTTCAGGCGTGGGCCACCACGGCGTACCTCATCACCTCTACTGTCAGCACGCCCTTGTACGGCAAGCTCAGCGATATCTTCGGCCGGCGGCCCTTGTACCTCACCGCCATCCTGATCTTCCTGGCCGGCTCGCTGTACGCGGGGTCCGTGCACTCCATGACCGAACTCGCCATCGCACGCGGCATCCAGGGCCTGGGCGCCGGTGGCCTCCTGGCGCTGGCCCTGACCATCATCGGTGACATCGTCGCCCTGAAGGACCGGGCCAAGTACCAGGGCTACTTCATGTCGGTGTTCGGCATCTCGTCTGTTCTTGGCCCGGTCATTGGCGGCGCCTTCGCAGGTTCTTCGAACATCCTGGGCTTTGACGGCTGGCGTTGGGTCTTCTTCATCAACCTTCCCATTGGCCTCGCTGCGCTTGTGGTGGTCTTCCTGTTCCTGCACCTGCCGGCCCGGCACGTCAAGCAGAAGATTGACTACTGGGGTGCCGCCGCCATCACGCTGGCCATTGTTCCGCTGCTTCTGGTGGCAGAGCAGGGACGCACGTGGGGCTGGGCTTCGGCGGGATCGTGGCTTTGCTACGGCCTTGGCGTCATCGGCATCGTGGCCTTCCTCCTGGCCGAGCGGCGCGCAGGGGACTATGCCCTGATCCCGTTGCGGCTCTTCAAGAACTCCACGTTCGGCCTGTCCTCGCTGTTGAACTTCATCATCGGTATCGGCATGTTCGGTGCCATCGCCATGCTGCCCATGTACCTGCAGCTGGTGAAGGGCTTGACGCCTACCGAGGCCGGCCTGATGATGATCACGTTCACTGTGGGCATCCTCTTCGGGTCCATCTCCGCTGGACGCACGATTTCCTCGTCCGGCGTCTACCGGATCTTCCCGATCCTGGGTACTGCCATTCTGGCGGGTGCAGCCACAGTGATGGGCCTGGTCCTGGGAGTCGACACCGGGCTATGGGTTCCCGGCCTGATCGCCGTGTTCTTCGGCGTCGGACTCGGCTTCTGCATGCAGCCGCTGACCCTCGCCATGCAGGTTTCCGTTCCTCCAAAGGACATGGGCGTCGGCACGTCCACCGCCGCGTTCTTCCGCTCCATGGGCGGCGCTGTTGGAACAGCAGTATTCATCTCCATGCTGTTCAGCACGGCTGCTGACAAGATCGCCGACGGCATGAAGAACGCTGTATCGAGCCCGGACTACCAGGCAGTCATGCGGGATCCTGCTGTGGCTTCGGACCCGGCGAACGCCAAGCTGTTCGACTTCTTCAAGAACGGTGCCAACAACGATTCGTTGAACGACACCAGCTGGTTGCACGCGGCCAACAGCACGCTCACCCGGCCGATCACGGAAGGCTTCGCACAGGCAATCGATGTAGTGATGCTGACCGCCGCTGGCCTGATGATCATCGCGTTCCTGATCAGTTTCGCGCTGCCGAACAAGAAGCTCACGGATCCCAAGGCTGCTGCCAAGGATTCAGTTCCGGCGCACTAG
- a CDS encoding sugar porter family MFS transporter, with translation MSSPSTEAGAPHVSRKVIGLAVAGAVGGFLFGFDSSVVNGAVDAMAGEFAMSEALTGFAVAVALLGCAVGAYLAGKVADRYGRIPAMKIGALLFLVSAIGTGLAFSVWDLIFWRLVGGLGIGLASVIAPAYISEISPRHVRGRLASLQQLAITTGIFAALLSDAVLANSAGGAGETLWLGIEAWRWMFIACAVPAAVYGWIAFRLPESPHFLVLNGKEDQARTIFTRLIPGDDIDRHIREIRESIQQEKLSTKKGSLRGNRFGLLPVVWIGIILSVLQQFVGINVIFYYSTTLWKAVGFQEKDSLTISVATSVTNILVTLVAIALVDRIGRRPILLTGSIGMAVSLGVMALAFSSAQGSGADITLPGAWGPIALVAANVFVISFGASWGPLVWVLLGEIFPSRIRARALGLAAAAQWIANFAITLSFPIMAAGSLPLTYAMYAAFAAASFFFVMFKVPETNGMSLEQAETLFVPKGAPVAPLPVTSDEGK, from the coding sequence ATGTCCAGTCCCAGCACCGAAGCAGGCGCGCCCCACGTTTCACGGAAGGTGATCGGCCTCGCTGTCGCCGGCGCAGTGGGTGGCTTCCTTTTCGGCTTTGATTCCTCCGTGGTTAACGGCGCCGTGGATGCCATGGCGGGCGAATTCGCCATGAGCGAGGCACTCACCGGATTCGCCGTTGCCGTGGCACTGCTCGGTTGTGCCGTGGGTGCCTACCTGGCCGGCAAAGTTGCCGACCGTTATGGGCGCATTCCCGCGATGAAGATCGGTGCGCTGCTGTTTCTGGTAAGTGCTATTGGAACCGGCCTGGCCTTCAGCGTGTGGGACCTCATCTTCTGGCGCTTGGTTGGCGGCCTCGGCATTGGCCTGGCGTCTGTGATTGCCCCCGCCTACATCTCGGAAATCTCGCCGAGGCATGTCCGCGGCCGTTTGGCATCACTCCAGCAATTGGCCATCACCACGGGTATCTTTGCCGCGCTGCTCTCCGATGCGGTCCTGGCAAACTCGGCCGGCGGTGCCGGTGAAACCCTGTGGCTGGGCATTGAAGCGTGGCGGTGGATGTTCATCGCCTGCGCAGTTCCCGCCGCCGTCTATGGCTGGATCGCTTTCCGCCTGCCCGAGTCGCCGCACTTCCTGGTGCTCAACGGCAAGGAAGACCAGGCCCGCACCATCTTCACCAGACTGATCCCTGGCGACGACATCGACCGCCACATCCGCGAGATCCGTGAATCCATCCAGCAGGAAAAGCTCTCCACAAAAAAGGGTTCCTTGCGCGGCAACCGCTTCGGCCTGCTGCCTGTGGTGTGGATCGGCATCATCCTGTCGGTGCTGCAGCAGTTTGTTGGCATCAACGTCATCTTCTATTACTCGACCACCCTGTGGAAGGCTGTCGGTTTCCAGGAGAAGGACTCGCTGACCATCTCGGTTGCCACGTCCGTCACCAACATTCTGGTGACCCTTGTGGCCATCGCGCTGGTGGACCGCATTGGCCGCCGACCCATCCTGCTCACCGGCTCCATCGGCATGGCTGTATCGCTGGGGGTTATGGCATTGGCCTTCTCCTCAGCTCAAGGATCAGGGGCGGACATCACCCTTCCCGGCGCGTGGGGACCGATCGCTTTGGTCGCGGCCAACGTGTTCGTGATCAGCTTTGGTGCCTCATGGGGTCCGCTGGTATGGGTGCTGCTGGGTGAGATCTTCCCGTCCCGCATCCGCGCCCGCGCGCTCGGCCTGGCCGCTGCTGCGCAGTGGATCGCCAACTTTGCCATCACATTGAGTTTCCCGATAATGGCGGCAGGTTCGCTGCCCCTGACGTATGCCATGTACGCGGCGTTCGCGGCGGCGTCGTTCTTCTTCGTGATGTTCAAGGTTCCCGAAACGAACGGCATGTCCCTGGAGCAGGCCGAAACCCTGTTCGTTCCCAAGGGCGCACCGGTGGCACCGCTGCCGGTCACTTCGGACGAAGGCAAATAG